The Streptomyces kaniharaensis DNA window CGCGCATTTCCCCCGCGCGCTGAATTTCGATCGGAATTGCCATCGGGTGTTTTCCAGAATTCGCCCCTGGCGAATTCTGGAAATGGGGCGCGAGCATTTTTCGCGAATCTCGCCACTATTTTTCGGCGAAATCCAATTTCCCTCGCTCGCTTTTTTCATAACGCGAATTTTGGTGATCTTGCGCGATTTCGTGAATTTAGAATTTCTCGTACGCCGGTTTTTCTGGGCATTTTCGTGGCAGTTTCCGCATGTCCTCAACCCCGCCGATGGTCACTCTCTGTAGCGAAACTGAGTGCCCCTGGGGGTGTCGTCCGACCCACCGTCCGAGTCTTCTCTGTATAGGTGCTCGGACGGAAAGGGTCGGACGGGTCGGACGGATGGATAAAAGCCCAGGTCAGGGGCACAAAATTCCGTCCGAGTCGGGGTCGGACGGCGGGTCGGACGGCGGGTCGGACGGTTACGTTAACGGCCGTCCGACCGACCCTCTGGCGCCCCTCCGGCGCGGGTCCGTCCGACCCGCCGTCCATCACTCACTGTGTCCGATCGGGGTGCGCAGGAAAATGCCGAAAACCGCCCCGTTCCTGCATTCCAGGCGGAATCGTTGGGACTGCCGGAGACCAGTCCAGAGCCGCTTGGAGGCACGCTGTGAGCCGCTACCTGCCCGACCCGTCCATCCCCGTCGCGGACCTGGGAAGGGCCGTCCACGCGGCCCTGGACGCCGCGCGAGAGGCCGGCGCCCCGCTGCTGGCTCTGGCCTATCCGCCCCAACAGTCGGGCGCGAGTTGGCACGTCACGGCTTTGGAGGCCGCCACCAGCGACGTTCGCTTCGGCTTCCACAGCGGCAGCCCGGAGTGGGACCGCCAGGCGGTTGAGCGGGAGTTCCGGCGGCGCGGCTACGACTCGCTGGCCGGGATGCTCCGCCAGGAGTGGACCGAGCTGCCCGACGGCGGCCGCTGCACCCACCTGTTCTCCGACCCGCACGACCCGGACGACTGGTGGTCCTAGAACGCGCAGAGGGGCCCGCCACCGGCCGGTGGCGGGCCCCTCCTGGGTTGGTCGGTCCCCTACTCGATGCTGGGGTCTTGGCTGGCGTCGTAGTCGCCGTGGGCGCTGTGGTCGTAGTCGATGGCGAAGATTTCGCTCTCGTCGTACTTGAGCTGTTCGTCGAAGCCGCGCCCGTCCGCGTAGACCTCGGCGACGACCATTACCGCGGCTTCCTGGTTGGCCTTGTCCATGGCATCGAGGAAGTCGTGCACCTGCTGGCCTTGGAGGTGGCCGCGCGCGGTGCCGGTCCACTTGGTTTCGCTGATCTTCCACTTGCCGAGGATGGCGACGAACAGCGTGCCGGGGCGGGCCGCGCGCTTGCGCGCCATCTCCTTGGCCGCTTCTTCGCGTTCAGCCTCGGCGGCGGCTTCCTCGGCCTCGCGGAGCTGTTCCTCGGTGAGGCCGGCCTCTTCACCTCCGGCGCCTTCCGGGCCCTCACCCGGGGAGGGGGGCTGCGGGGGCCCTGCCGGGGGCGAGGGCGGCCCGGTAGGCGGAGTGGGAGGGGCAGGCGGTGCCGCAGCCTCGGGCGGTGTCGTGGGCGGCTTCTCGCGGCCGGTGACGCGCCGCGCGGCACCGCCGATGGCCCCGGTGGTCTTGCGGGTGGCCCCGCCGATCGCGGAGCCGACCTTCTTGATCCAGCCGAACGCCATGTCAGACCCCCTGCCGCTTCATGTGGATCCGCAGGGCTTCCCCGGCGGTCCGGGCCTTGCGGGGGTCCTCCATCAGGGGCAGCAGCGCGGAGACGGGCGCGCTGCCCTCCACGGTCCACAGGCCGCCCCGGTGGTTGCCCAGCTTCATGCCCGGGGGCGCGGCAAGCACCGGATCGGCCTCGTCGGAGACCATCGTGATGGCGTCGGTCTCCAGGGTGAGCGGGAAGCGCCCGGCCTGGGAGAACGCGCGCAGGTCCCGCCAGGTGTTGGCAATGGCGGCGTCCTGGAGGGCTGCGGCCCAGTCGGGGCGGTAGATCTTCCTGGCGTAGATCTCGCCGGTCACGTGGTCGCGCTCGGGCTCGTTGCGCTCCAGGTAGCCCCGGCCCGACTTGTACAGGGCGCCGTTCAGGCGCTTGGCCAGGGTCGCGGCCTCGCGCCCTGCCTCGGCCTCGGCCAGCAGGAACTCCCGGCCGAGGCGGATGCGCTCGTAGCCGGTCTCCATCACGCGGCGGCTGTCCTTCCAGACCAGGGCCTCCAGGACGACCGGCGTCCAGTCCGGGTACGCCTCCATAAGCAGGTTCATCGCGGGGGTGGAGCGGATCCACCAGCCGCCTTCCTCGGCCGTGCGGAGCTGGAAGGTGGGCAGGCCGGGCAGCCCGAACCCGGGCGCCTCCGCCACGCGCCAAAGGCCGGCCTTCTTCGGGTCGAACTCCGCGCCGTCCGGGTAGTGGGTCGGCTCACCGACCCCGAGCGGCGTGTTCGACCAGGCGGACAGCCACGCGGCGGTCTTGTCGTACCGGTGCAGCCACTTCATGTCGCGCTCCGGCGGCTCCATGCGCCGGTTCCACCCGAGGTGAAGGATCGGCTTGAGCCGCTGCCCGGCGGTGAACTGGGGGATGGTCTCCAGCCGGATCGCCTCGCACCGGGCCAGGTCGGCGGTCATCCCGGCGTAGCCCATGGCGGTCATGTTGACGTTGCGGTAGTACCGCTCCACCTTGGGGCGCTTGCCCTTGCCCCGGCTGGACAGCAGGAACAGCATCACCGCTTCGAGCAGCTGCGCGCCGTCGACGGCGGAGCCGAAGGAGTCCTCCAGGCGGGACGGGTCGTAGGCCGGGATGGAGATGTGGCGCCGCTCGCCGTCGCCGGGGATGGCGGTCATCCAGAACGAAAGGCCGGCGGGCTCGACGCGCTCGACCACGCCGCCCGCCACGGGGGTGGCCCACGGGTGCTCGTGCGGTGCCACGAGTTCGCCGTACACCGTGATGTCGTAGGCGGGCAGCCCCATGGCCCCGATGGCGCTGGCGTGGACGTACAGGGTGCACACGTCGTACGCCGCCATGAGCGCGTAGGTCTCCTCCACGCTGCCCGGCATGGGCACCGGCACCGGCCGCATGTTGGGCAGGTGCAGCCCGGTGCCCGCCAGCACGCCGACCTTCGCCGCGCTGAACTTCCCGTCCACCAGCTCGTCCCACCGAGGTTCGGTCACCTCCCGAACCAGCGCGGGCAGCCCGGCCGCCACGGTCGGCACCGGCTCCGCCTCGGGCGCGGACAGCGACAGCTCGACCTGCGTCGGCACGAACGCCGTCTCGCCGCCGGGCACCTCGCCCGACTCCTGGTGGTCCGTGCCGCCGTCGCCCTGGCCGTCGTGGCCGTCGTCGCCGTCGTCATCGAGGTCGAGCGGTCCGCCGAACAGCTCCTGCGCCGGACCGAGGTTGAAGCAGTGCATCCGCTGGGTGACGGGCTTGTCCCGCAGGAAGTTCGGCACCCGCCGCAGCACGTTGGCGCCCTCGCCCCGTACGTGCACCTTCACCTCATCGAGCTGCCGCAGCGCGGAGGTGAGGTTGACGACGCCACCCTTGTCCCCGGCCTCCTTCACCACCGGGTCCAGCACCCACCACTCCTGCTGGCCGTGCCGGTCGACGCGGTAGAACCCGCGCGGCTTGACCCCGCCAGCAGCGGCCCGGGGCAGCTCCTCCATCTCCGGGAACGCCGCAACGTCCAGGCGCATCGCGTCCAGCGCCCGCCACAGCAGCTCGCCCTCCGGCACGTTCGTCTCCGCCGCAGCCTCGATCGCCGCCTTCAGCCGCTCGGCGGCAGCGCGCTCGGCAGCCTCGCCCAGGCCCGGCACGCCGATGGCCTCGCCCAGGACGTGAGCGCCGACCACCCACGCCATGTGAATCTCGGCGATCGTGTCGGGGATACCGCCGTTGCGCGGCATGTACTTGGCGCACAGCTCCAGGTGCGCCCGCCGGGCCTCCTTCAGCTTCTCGGCGGTGAAGGCGCCAGCCTTGCGGGCCCACTCCAGCGGCCACCCGCCGTGGTCCCTGGCCAGTCGCTTGAGTCGCTTGGAGACGTGCTCGGCGCCCTTGTGGTCGGCGCCGACCGCGTTGCCGTCCAGGTCCACCCACGCGTTCGGGAAGAACGGCGCCTTGATCTCCAGCAGGCGCGAGGCCAGGTCTTCGGTCTGCCCCTCGAACTTCAACGGCAGGTTGGAGCTGGACAGCAGGATCGACAGCCAGAAGCCGTCCATCTCCCGGATGCCGCCGTCGACCGTGCCGGTCGAGCGCAGGCAGCCCGCGCAGATCTGGGAGAACTCCGAGCTGGACTGCTGCGGGGTGCGCCCGCTGCTGCTGTGCTCGTCCAGGCACAGCGGCAGGTAGCCGCGCCCGCGCAGGTCCTGGGTGATGCCCTGCTTGCTGGCGTTCCACGTCATCAGCAGCCGCTGTCGGCGCGGCTTGATGTTCCCGAACAGGGCCGCGCAGACGAACATCATCGTGGACTTGCCCTGCTGGCCGGGCCCGTGGAGGTTCAGGATGTGCGCCAGCACGCCCAGGGAATCGAGCATCGGGCCGGAGAACATCGCGCCCATCACCAGCGCGGCCTTGGGGTCCACGACCGCGTACGCGCCGGTCTCCTCCCACGCGTCGCGGGCGGCCTTCTCGGACCCGCACAGGGTGCCGTAGCCGTAGAGCTGGGCGTCCGCCTCGGGAAGCACGAGGTCGCCCTCGTCGGTGTAGTACGTGCGGGCGGGGACCTCGGGGGCGTCCTCCGCCTGCATGCGCATGGCCTTGGCGAACGCGTGCTTCTCGTCCGGGCCGGTCGGCCGGCGGCTGCCGGTCTTCGACGCCCAGGTGCCCCGGTCGAGTTCGTCTTCCGTGATGATCCGGGGGCGACGCTGACGGCGGCCGACGACCAGGTACTCAGTGCGGATGTCTTCGCCGTCGTCGGTCAGGTGCGCGATCACGGAGGTGACCTTCGGCGCCTGCCCGACGTGCAGCAGCGGGGACCCAGGCCGGTGCTGGTGCAGGACCATCCGGTCGTTCAGGCGGTAGAACCACCCCAGCCGCATGCCGGGGATCTGGATACAGCCCGCCGGAACGCCGTCACGGTCGAGCTGGGAAACGGTGCCCTCGCCCTGCTGGCGGGGGATCGGGGCCGACTTCTTTCGGGTGGGCAAGGTACGCCCTCTCCCGGTGCCATGGTGTGTCGGGACGCGTGGTCACCTACACTCGACACCGTCTAGGGCCCGCCTTCCGGATTACGACCCCTCTCCTGGTTACGGCACCAAGTGAGGGTCCGGGGGGCGGGTTTCGTCTTGTGTGGGGTCAATCGCCGTTCGTGGGGCTGAGGTTACTCCCCGTTGCGGAACTGGAGTCCTGCACCCTCTCCGTGCGGCCGGGGAACGACGGACAGGCGAACCTGCCCATCCTCCAAGATCCCCAGCTCAACGGCGTGGAACGTGCCGTCCGGCGTGCCGAGGGCATCGACCGAGAGGGCGTCGGCGGGCATGTCGAAGCTGCCGCCGAGGTGCATCAAGAGGCCGATCAGCATCGCGTGCGACATGTCGGCGGGCTGGGGCAGGCGGTCGGTCACGAGGTCTCCCGCTTCCGGCTGGTAGTGGCCTTCTTCGTGGCGGTCTTCTTCGCCGCCCTGGGGCGGACCTGGATGCCCGCCTCGTCCAGCCACTCGTACCAGAGCGTGGTGGAGACTCCCGCCAGCTCTCGTACGCGGTTGCGCCCCGCGCCAGCCTGTACGGCCTTCACGGCGGCGGGCTTGATGCGGGTCAGCAACTCGTCCGCCTGCCGTAGCAGTTCGCCCCTGTCGTGACCCAGCTTTGCTACCTCTGCGAGTGCGGCAGCTTGTGCTACCTCCGGAATGTCCATGCGGGGATCATACCGTCATGACTCGCTACGCAACACACTTGTGCGCTGCGAAATAACGTGTCATGGTGGAGCCGTTCCCAAACGGGAGCGGCCCCGAGCCGGTGCGGCAAACACCTGCTCAGGGCCTTGACCACCCCCCTGAGACGACAGGAGGGCGATCCGTGATGGATCGTACCCAGGGGCCCGGCACGTCCGTGCCCGCCCCCGCCCCGAACCCGTCCCCGGCGCCCGAGCCGACCCCGGCCCCGGCCCCCGAGCCGGTCGTCCTGGAGCGCGGCTCCGGCATCAGCGTCATCTGGCCCCAGGACGGTGCCCGATGAGCGACGACCGCGACTTCGCCGCCCAGATGCTCCGGCGCGGTCTCCAGCTCGCGGAGCGGGCCGACGCGACGCTGTCCAACGCCGCCAGCGGCATGGGGCACACCAACGAGGGGCGGGCCGCGCTGGTCGCCCTCGGGGCCGCCCAGGCCCAGCTGGCCCAGACCTTCACCCAGCTCGCCCAGGCCGCCGCGATCGTCGGGGGTGCCCGATGAGCTACGCCGGTGGCACGCCCGTCCAGAAGCCCGCCCCCCAGCCGAAGGCCCCGAAGGCCGGCCTCGTCTGGCGGGCCCTCACCCCGCAGCGCTTGGCCGTCCTGGTGGCCGCGCTGTTCGCCGCCGCCGCCGCTGGTGCGGCCGGTGCCTTCATGGCCCACTTCGACGCGCCGTTCTGGGCGGAGCTGGTCGTGGCCGAGCTGGTGGCGGTCGGCATGCTGCTCGGCTCCTTCGAGCTGCTGGCCGGT harbors:
- a CDS encoding pRL2-19 produces the protein MTDRLPQPADMSHAMLIGLLMHLGGSFDMPADALSVDALGTPDGTFHAVELGILEDGQVRLSVVPRPHGEGAGLQFRNGE
- a CDS encoding DUF927 domain-containing protein, producing MPTRKKSAPIPRQQGEGTVSQLDRDGVPAGCIQIPGMRLGWFYRLNDRMVLHQHRPGSPLLHVGQAPKVTSVIAHLTDDGEDIRTEYLVVGRRQRRPRIITEDELDRGTWASKTGSRRPTGPDEKHAFAKAMRMQAEDAPEVPARTYYTDEGDLVLPEADAQLYGYGTLCGSEKAARDAWEETGAYAVVDPKAALVMGAMFSGPMLDSLGVLAHILNLHGPGQQGKSTMMFVCAALFGNIKPRRQRLLMTWNASKQGITQDLRGRGYLPLCLDEHSSSGRTPQQSSSEFSQICAGCLRSTGTVDGGIREMDGFWLSILLSSSNLPLKFEGQTEDLASRLLEIKAPFFPNAWVDLDGNAVGADHKGAEHVSKRLKRLARDHGGWPLEWARKAGAFTAEKLKEARRAHLELCAKYMPRNGGIPDTIAEIHMAWVVGAHVLGEAIGVPGLGEAAERAAAERLKAAIEAAAETNVPEGELLWRALDAMRLDVAAFPEMEELPRAAAGGVKPRGFYRVDRHGQQEWWVLDPVVKEAGDKGGVVNLTSALRQLDEVKVHVRGEGANVLRRVPNFLRDKPVTQRMHCFNLGPAQELFGGPLDLDDDGDDGHDGQGDGGTDHQESGEVPGGETAFVPTQVELSLSAPEAEPVPTVAAGLPALVREVTEPRWDELVDGKFSAAKVGVLAGTGLHLPNMRPVPVPMPGSVEETYALMAAYDVCTLYVHASAIGAMGLPAYDITVYGELVAPHEHPWATPVAGGVVERVEPAGLSFWMTAIPGDGERRHISIPAYDPSRLEDSFGSAVDGAQLLEAVMLFLLSSRGKGKRPKVERYYRNVNMTAMGYAGMTADLARCEAIRLETIPQFTAGQRLKPILHLGWNRRMEPPERDMKWLHRYDKTAAWLSAWSNTPLGVGEPTHYPDGAEFDPKKAGLWRVAEAPGFGLPGLPTFQLRTAEEGGWWIRSTPAMNLLMEAYPDWTPVVLEALVWKDSRRVMETGYERIRLGREFLLAEAEAGREAATLAKRLNGALYKSGRGYLERNEPERDHVTGEIYARKIYRPDWAAALQDAAIANTWRDLRAFSQAGRFPLTLETDAITMVSDEADPVLAAPPGMKLGNHRGGLWTVEGSAPVSALLPLMEDPRKARTAGEALRIHMKRQGV